One Triticum dicoccoides isolate Atlit2015 ecotype Zavitan chromosome 4B, WEW_v2.0, whole genome shotgun sequence genomic window carries:
- the LOC119291465 gene encoding YTH domain-containing protein ECT4-like isoform X1, with the protein MAVVAPTPAPPAAPAPAAAAAAPAPALAPAPAADQATDLLQKMSLESQPKAAADGTELAGATKQGPVASQPLSVSIPQDRSITPVVQDFTDPNMFYLPAYYYGELGLPGYDGTMSEWDEYTRYVNQDGVEVTPAVYGDIYGYGYAPYGAYSPASSPVPTVDGQMFAAQHYQYPAYYQPPTPIPSTTQGDQQPSANADNKPAAKADAAKTTTNGVPNVSAQSNSATAPLGSSYQNSSLTPDGTYRAPLLGGVPSTGYVDSTYGYDTTGAHYAWYDGSAYTNAQQRPTTANYTPSSAYNSNGSSARYQTKSPTPQQTGNRRPTTTTGSATPTYPNRMYSSTQSYNQYGNSVKTGLMYGNTGYGSTGYGSTGYGSSGYGSNGYGSSGYGSSGYGSSGYDSRLYGRWGVSMDTRYNRPRGRGNGYYGFGNESQDGTIELNRGPRSGRFKNQKAFGHTVTIAVKGQTLPSSENKDASDIPDKAQFNLEDFPVQYDDAKFFVIKSYSEDDIHKSIKYNVWASTTNGNKKLDAAYQEAQAKGSSCPIFLFFSVNTSGQFVGVAEMTGPVDFEKTLEFWQQDKWNGSFSVKWHIVKDVPNNILKHIVLENNEGKPVTNSRDTQDINLEQGIQMLKIFKEHVSKTSILEDFAFYENRQKLMQEKRIKQQQIQKQVWDSRAPNPVAGEKQQELANGKPKVSLPNGVNGEKQQDAVNGKPKSPVANGVNGDAKVPAEKAAAAAPPAVTYAAKVAQTAAAEKKPVATEKKPVVANGAVKTGVAA; encoded by the exons ATGGCCGTCGTCGCGCCGACCCCCGCCCCGCCCGCCGCGCCGGCGCCCGCCGCCGCGGCTGCTGCTCCAGCCCCGGCCCTCGCCCCCGCCCCTGCCGCGGATC AAGCCACAGATCTGTTGCAGAAGATGTCGCTGGAATCGCAGCCCAAGGCGGCGGCAGATGGAACCGAGCTTGCCGGTGCCACCAAG CAGGGGCCTGTGGCCAGCCAGCCGCTCAGCGTGTCGATCCCACAGGACCGGTCCATCACTCCGGTGGTTCAAGATTTTACGGATCCCAACATGTTCTATCTGCCAGCATATTACTATGGAG AATTGGGTCTTCCAGGTTACGACGGAACCATGAGCGAGTGGGATGAATATACTAGATATGTAAATCAAGATGGAGTGGAGGTTACCCCA GCAGTATATGGAGATATTTATGGATATGGGTATGCTCCTTATGGCGCGTACTCTCCAGCTAGTTCCCCAGTCCCAACAGTTGATGGTCAGATGTTTGCCGCACAACATTACCAGTATCCAGCTTATTATCAGCCTCCTACCCCGATTCCTTCTACAACTCAAGGTGACCAGCAGCCTTCGGCCAACGCTGATAATAAGCCAGCAGCTAAGGCAGATGCTGCCAAAACAACCACAAATGGTGTTCCCAATGTTTCTGCTCAGAGTAACAGCGCAACTGCTCCCCTTGGGTCAAGCTATCAGAATTCATCACTGACCCCTGATGGAACCTATAGGGCACCCTTGCTAGGTGGAGTCCCTTCTACTGGTTACGTGGACTCAACCTATGGGTATGACACCACAGGGGCACACTATGCTTGGTACGATGGTTCTGCCTATACCAATGCACAGCAAAGACCAACTACAGCTAATTACACGCCGTCTTCAGCGTATAATAGCAATGGCTCTTCTGCAAGGTATCAGACCAAGAGCCCCACACCGCAGCAGACG GGCAACAGGAGACCAACGACTACAACAGGGTCAGCTACTCCTACATACCCAAACAGGATGTACTCGAGCACCCAGTCTTACAACCAGTATGGAAATTCGGTCAAAACTGGTCTTATGTATGGAAACACTGGCTATGGAAGCACTGGCTATGGAAGCACTGGCTACGGAAGCAGCGGCTACGGAAGCAATGGCTACGGAAGCAGCGGCTATGGAAGCAGTGGCTACGGAAGCAGCGGCTATGATTCCAGGTTATATGGTCGGTGGGGTGTTTCTATGGATACCAGATACAACAGGCCCAGAGGCCGTGGCAACGGATATTATGGTTTTGGCAATGAGAGTCAGGATGGAACAATTGAGCTCAACAGAGGTCCTAGGTCTGGTCGTTTCAAGAACCAGAAAGCATTTGGccatactgttactattgctgtgaAAGGGCAGACCCTCCCTTCAAGTGAAAACAAGGATGCTAGTGACATACCTGATAAGGCACAGTTCAACCTAGAGGATTTCCCTGTCCAGTATGATGATGCAAAGTTTTTTGTCATCAAATCATACAGCGAGGATGATATCCATAAGAGTATAAAATACAATGTGTGGGCAAGTACCACCAATGGAAATAAGAAGCTTGATGCTGCTTATCAAGAAGCTCAGGCAAAGGGCTCTAGCTGCCCTATATTCTTGTTTTTCTCG GTGAATACAAGTGGACAGTTTGTTGGTGTTGCTGAAATGACTGGTCCTGTTGATTTTGAAAAAACTCTAGAGTTCTGGCAACAAGACAAGTGGAATGGTTCATTCTCTGTCAAGTGGCACATTGTCAAGGATGTTCCCAACAACATTCTCAAGCACATCGTCCTAGAGAACAATGAGGGCAAGCCGGTCACAAACAGCCGTGACACACAGGAT ATCAACCTTGAGCAAGGTATTCAGATGCTCAAGATATTCAAAGAGCATGTCAGCAAGACCTCTATCCTGGAAGACTTCGCCTTCTATGAGAACCGCCAGAAGTTGATGCAGGAGAAGAGAATAAAACAACAGCAGATCCAAAAGCAG GTGTGGGACAGTAGGGCTCCGAATCCTGTTGCCGGAGAGAAACAGCAAGAACTCGCCAACGGGAAGCCAAAGGTGTCTCTACCGAACGGTGTCAATGGGGAGAAACAGCAGGATGCTGTCAATGGGAAGCCAAAGTCACCTGTAGCAAATGGTGTCAACGGGGATGCGAAGGTTCCGGCAGAGAAAGCCGCTGCCGCTGCTCCTCCAGCTGTGACCTACGCGGCGAAGGTGGCCCAAACAGCAGCGGCCGAGAAGAAGCCTGTGGCCACCGAGAAAAAGCCTGTCGTCGCCAACGGTGCTGTCAAGACCGGTGTAGCTGCTTGA
- the LOC119291465 gene encoding YTH domain-containing protein ECT4-like isoform X2, whose protein sequence is MAVVAPTPAPPAAPAPAAAAAAPAPALAPAPAADQATDLLQKMSLESQPKAAADGTELAGATKGPVASQPLSVSIPQDRSITPVVQDFTDPNMFYLPAYYYGELGLPGYDGTMSEWDEYTRYVNQDGVEVTPAVYGDIYGYGYAPYGAYSPASSPVPTVDGQMFAAQHYQYPAYYQPPTPIPSTTQGDQQPSANADNKPAAKADAAKTTTNGVPNVSAQSNSATAPLGSSYQNSSLTPDGTYRAPLLGGVPSTGYVDSTYGYDTTGAHYAWYDGSAYTNAQQRPTTANYTPSSAYNSNGSSARYQTKSPTPQQTGNRRPTTTTGSATPTYPNRMYSSTQSYNQYGNSVKTGLMYGNTGYGSTGYGSTGYGSSGYGSNGYGSSGYGSSGYGSSGYDSRLYGRWGVSMDTRYNRPRGRGNGYYGFGNESQDGTIELNRGPRSGRFKNQKAFGHTVTIAVKGQTLPSSENKDASDIPDKAQFNLEDFPVQYDDAKFFVIKSYSEDDIHKSIKYNVWASTTNGNKKLDAAYQEAQAKGSSCPIFLFFSVNTSGQFVGVAEMTGPVDFEKTLEFWQQDKWNGSFSVKWHIVKDVPNNILKHIVLENNEGKPVTNSRDTQDINLEQGIQMLKIFKEHVSKTSILEDFAFYENRQKLMQEKRIKQQQIQKQVWDSRAPNPVAGEKQQELANGKPKVSLPNGVNGEKQQDAVNGKPKSPVANGVNGDAKVPAEKAAAAAPPAVTYAAKVAQTAAAEKKPVATEKKPVVANGAVKTGVAA, encoded by the exons ATGGCCGTCGTCGCGCCGACCCCCGCCCCGCCCGCCGCGCCGGCGCCCGCCGCCGCGGCTGCTGCTCCAGCCCCGGCCCTCGCCCCCGCCCCTGCCGCGGATC AAGCCACAGATCTGTTGCAGAAGATGTCGCTGGAATCGCAGCCCAAGGCGGCGGCAGATGGAACCGAGCTTGCCGGTGCCACCAAG GGGCCTGTGGCCAGCCAGCCGCTCAGCGTGTCGATCCCACAGGACCGGTCCATCACTCCGGTGGTTCAAGATTTTACGGATCCCAACATGTTCTATCTGCCAGCATATTACTATGGAG AATTGGGTCTTCCAGGTTACGACGGAACCATGAGCGAGTGGGATGAATATACTAGATATGTAAATCAAGATGGAGTGGAGGTTACCCCA GCAGTATATGGAGATATTTATGGATATGGGTATGCTCCTTATGGCGCGTACTCTCCAGCTAGTTCCCCAGTCCCAACAGTTGATGGTCAGATGTTTGCCGCACAACATTACCAGTATCCAGCTTATTATCAGCCTCCTACCCCGATTCCTTCTACAACTCAAGGTGACCAGCAGCCTTCGGCCAACGCTGATAATAAGCCAGCAGCTAAGGCAGATGCTGCCAAAACAACCACAAATGGTGTTCCCAATGTTTCTGCTCAGAGTAACAGCGCAACTGCTCCCCTTGGGTCAAGCTATCAGAATTCATCACTGACCCCTGATGGAACCTATAGGGCACCCTTGCTAGGTGGAGTCCCTTCTACTGGTTACGTGGACTCAACCTATGGGTATGACACCACAGGGGCACACTATGCTTGGTACGATGGTTCTGCCTATACCAATGCACAGCAAAGACCAACTACAGCTAATTACACGCCGTCTTCAGCGTATAATAGCAATGGCTCTTCTGCAAGGTATCAGACCAAGAGCCCCACACCGCAGCAGACG GGCAACAGGAGACCAACGACTACAACAGGGTCAGCTACTCCTACATACCCAAACAGGATGTACTCGAGCACCCAGTCTTACAACCAGTATGGAAATTCGGTCAAAACTGGTCTTATGTATGGAAACACTGGCTATGGAAGCACTGGCTATGGAAGCACTGGCTACGGAAGCAGCGGCTACGGAAGCAATGGCTACGGAAGCAGCGGCTATGGAAGCAGTGGCTACGGAAGCAGCGGCTATGATTCCAGGTTATATGGTCGGTGGGGTGTTTCTATGGATACCAGATACAACAGGCCCAGAGGCCGTGGCAACGGATATTATGGTTTTGGCAATGAGAGTCAGGATGGAACAATTGAGCTCAACAGAGGTCCTAGGTCTGGTCGTTTCAAGAACCAGAAAGCATTTGGccatactgttactattgctgtgaAAGGGCAGACCCTCCCTTCAAGTGAAAACAAGGATGCTAGTGACATACCTGATAAGGCACAGTTCAACCTAGAGGATTTCCCTGTCCAGTATGATGATGCAAAGTTTTTTGTCATCAAATCATACAGCGAGGATGATATCCATAAGAGTATAAAATACAATGTGTGGGCAAGTACCACCAATGGAAATAAGAAGCTTGATGCTGCTTATCAAGAAGCTCAGGCAAAGGGCTCTAGCTGCCCTATATTCTTGTTTTTCTCG GTGAATACAAGTGGACAGTTTGTTGGTGTTGCTGAAATGACTGGTCCTGTTGATTTTGAAAAAACTCTAGAGTTCTGGCAACAAGACAAGTGGAATGGTTCATTCTCTGTCAAGTGGCACATTGTCAAGGATGTTCCCAACAACATTCTCAAGCACATCGTCCTAGAGAACAATGAGGGCAAGCCGGTCACAAACAGCCGTGACACACAGGAT ATCAACCTTGAGCAAGGTATTCAGATGCTCAAGATATTCAAAGAGCATGTCAGCAAGACCTCTATCCTGGAAGACTTCGCCTTCTATGAGAACCGCCAGAAGTTGATGCAGGAGAAGAGAATAAAACAACAGCAGATCCAAAAGCAG GTGTGGGACAGTAGGGCTCCGAATCCTGTTGCCGGAGAGAAACAGCAAGAACTCGCCAACGGGAAGCCAAAGGTGTCTCTACCGAACGGTGTCAATGGGGAGAAACAGCAGGATGCTGTCAATGGGAAGCCAAAGTCACCTGTAGCAAATGGTGTCAACGGGGATGCGAAGGTTCCGGCAGAGAAAGCCGCTGCCGCTGCTCCTCCAGCTGTGACCTACGCGGCGAAGGTGGCCCAAACAGCAGCGGCCGAGAAGAAGCCTGTGGCCACCGAGAAAAAGCCTGTCGTCGCCAACGGTGCTGTCAAGACCGGTGTAGCTGCTTGA
- the LOC119291465 gene encoding YTH domain-containing protein ECT4-like isoform X3: MAVVAPTPAPPAAPAPAAAAAAPAPALAPAPAADPTDLLQKMSLESQPKAAADGTELAGATKQGPVASQPLSVSIPQDRSITPVVQDFTDPNMFYLPAYYYGELGLPGYDGTMSEWDEYTRYVNQDGVEVTPAVYGDIYGYGYAPYGAYSPASSPVPTVDGQMFAAQHYQYPAYYQPPTPIPSTTQGDQQPSANADNKPAAKADAAKTTTNGVPNVSAQSNSATAPLGSSYQNSSLTPDGTYRAPLLGGVPSTGYVDSTYGYDTTGAHYAWYDGSAYTNAQQRPTTANYTPSSAYNSNGSSARYQTKSPTPQQTGNRRPTTTTGSATPTYPNRMYSSTQSYNQYGNSVKTGLMYGNTGYGSTGYGSTGYGSSGYGSNGYGSSGYGSSGYGSSGYDSRLYGRWGVSMDTRYNRPRGRGNGYYGFGNESQDGTIELNRGPRSGRFKNQKAFGHTVTIAVKGQTLPSSENKDASDIPDKAQFNLEDFPVQYDDAKFFVIKSYSEDDIHKSIKYNVWASTTNGNKKLDAAYQEAQAKGSSCPIFLFFSVNTSGQFVGVAEMTGPVDFEKTLEFWQQDKWNGSFSVKWHIVKDVPNNILKHIVLENNEGKPVTNSRDTQDINLEQGIQMLKIFKEHVSKTSILEDFAFYENRQKLMQEKRIKQQQIQKQVWDSRAPNPVAGEKQQELANGKPKVSLPNGVNGEKQQDAVNGKPKSPVANGVNGDAKVPAEKAAAAAPPAVTYAAKVAQTAAAEKKPVATEKKPVVANGAVKTGVAA; encoded by the exons ATGGCCGTCGTCGCGCCGACCCCCGCCCCGCCCGCCGCGCCGGCGCCCGCCGCCGCGGCTGCTGCTCCAGCCCCGGCCCTCGCCCCCGCCCCTGCCGCGGATC CCACAGATCTGTTGCAGAAGATGTCGCTGGAATCGCAGCCCAAGGCGGCGGCAGATGGAACCGAGCTTGCCGGTGCCACCAAG CAGGGGCCTGTGGCCAGCCAGCCGCTCAGCGTGTCGATCCCACAGGACCGGTCCATCACTCCGGTGGTTCAAGATTTTACGGATCCCAACATGTTCTATCTGCCAGCATATTACTATGGAG AATTGGGTCTTCCAGGTTACGACGGAACCATGAGCGAGTGGGATGAATATACTAGATATGTAAATCAAGATGGAGTGGAGGTTACCCCA GCAGTATATGGAGATATTTATGGATATGGGTATGCTCCTTATGGCGCGTACTCTCCAGCTAGTTCCCCAGTCCCAACAGTTGATGGTCAGATGTTTGCCGCACAACATTACCAGTATCCAGCTTATTATCAGCCTCCTACCCCGATTCCTTCTACAACTCAAGGTGACCAGCAGCCTTCGGCCAACGCTGATAATAAGCCAGCAGCTAAGGCAGATGCTGCCAAAACAACCACAAATGGTGTTCCCAATGTTTCTGCTCAGAGTAACAGCGCAACTGCTCCCCTTGGGTCAAGCTATCAGAATTCATCACTGACCCCTGATGGAACCTATAGGGCACCCTTGCTAGGTGGAGTCCCTTCTACTGGTTACGTGGACTCAACCTATGGGTATGACACCACAGGGGCACACTATGCTTGGTACGATGGTTCTGCCTATACCAATGCACAGCAAAGACCAACTACAGCTAATTACACGCCGTCTTCAGCGTATAATAGCAATGGCTCTTCTGCAAGGTATCAGACCAAGAGCCCCACACCGCAGCAGACG GGCAACAGGAGACCAACGACTACAACAGGGTCAGCTACTCCTACATACCCAAACAGGATGTACTCGAGCACCCAGTCTTACAACCAGTATGGAAATTCGGTCAAAACTGGTCTTATGTATGGAAACACTGGCTATGGAAGCACTGGCTATGGAAGCACTGGCTACGGAAGCAGCGGCTACGGAAGCAATGGCTACGGAAGCAGCGGCTATGGAAGCAGTGGCTACGGAAGCAGCGGCTATGATTCCAGGTTATATGGTCGGTGGGGTGTTTCTATGGATACCAGATACAACAGGCCCAGAGGCCGTGGCAACGGATATTATGGTTTTGGCAATGAGAGTCAGGATGGAACAATTGAGCTCAACAGAGGTCCTAGGTCTGGTCGTTTCAAGAACCAGAAAGCATTTGGccatactgttactattgctgtgaAAGGGCAGACCCTCCCTTCAAGTGAAAACAAGGATGCTAGTGACATACCTGATAAGGCACAGTTCAACCTAGAGGATTTCCCTGTCCAGTATGATGATGCAAAGTTTTTTGTCATCAAATCATACAGCGAGGATGATATCCATAAGAGTATAAAATACAATGTGTGGGCAAGTACCACCAATGGAAATAAGAAGCTTGATGCTGCTTATCAAGAAGCTCAGGCAAAGGGCTCTAGCTGCCCTATATTCTTGTTTTTCTCG GTGAATACAAGTGGACAGTTTGTTGGTGTTGCTGAAATGACTGGTCCTGTTGATTTTGAAAAAACTCTAGAGTTCTGGCAACAAGACAAGTGGAATGGTTCATTCTCTGTCAAGTGGCACATTGTCAAGGATGTTCCCAACAACATTCTCAAGCACATCGTCCTAGAGAACAATGAGGGCAAGCCGGTCACAAACAGCCGTGACACACAGGAT ATCAACCTTGAGCAAGGTATTCAGATGCTCAAGATATTCAAAGAGCATGTCAGCAAGACCTCTATCCTGGAAGACTTCGCCTTCTATGAGAACCGCCAGAAGTTGATGCAGGAGAAGAGAATAAAACAACAGCAGATCCAAAAGCAG GTGTGGGACAGTAGGGCTCCGAATCCTGTTGCCGGAGAGAAACAGCAAGAACTCGCCAACGGGAAGCCAAAGGTGTCTCTACCGAACGGTGTCAATGGGGAGAAACAGCAGGATGCTGTCAATGGGAAGCCAAAGTCACCTGTAGCAAATGGTGTCAACGGGGATGCGAAGGTTCCGGCAGAGAAAGCCGCTGCCGCTGCTCCTCCAGCTGTGACCTACGCGGCGAAGGTGGCCCAAACAGCAGCGGCCGAGAAGAAGCCTGTGGCCACCGAGAAAAAGCCTGTCGTCGCCAACGGTGCTGTCAAGACCGGTGTAGCTGCTTGA
- the LOC119291465 gene encoding YTH domain-containing protein ECT4-like isoform X4, producing the protein MAVVAPTPAPPAAPAPAAAAAAPAPALAPAPAADPTDLLQKMSLESQPKAAADGTELAGATKGPVASQPLSVSIPQDRSITPVVQDFTDPNMFYLPAYYYGELGLPGYDGTMSEWDEYTRYVNQDGVEVTPAVYGDIYGYGYAPYGAYSPASSPVPTVDGQMFAAQHYQYPAYYQPPTPIPSTTQGDQQPSANADNKPAAKADAAKTTTNGVPNVSAQSNSATAPLGSSYQNSSLTPDGTYRAPLLGGVPSTGYVDSTYGYDTTGAHYAWYDGSAYTNAQQRPTTANYTPSSAYNSNGSSARYQTKSPTPQQTGNRRPTTTTGSATPTYPNRMYSSTQSYNQYGNSVKTGLMYGNTGYGSTGYGSTGYGSSGYGSNGYGSSGYGSSGYGSSGYDSRLYGRWGVSMDTRYNRPRGRGNGYYGFGNESQDGTIELNRGPRSGRFKNQKAFGHTVTIAVKGQTLPSSENKDASDIPDKAQFNLEDFPVQYDDAKFFVIKSYSEDDIHKSIKYNVWASTTNGNKKLDAAYQEAQAKGSSCPIFLFFSVNTSGQFVGVAEMTGPVDFEKTLEFWQQDKWNGSFSVKWHIVKDVPNNILKHIVLENNEGKPVTNSRDTQDINLEQGIQMLKIFKEHVSKTSILEDFAFYENRQKLMQEKRIKQQQIQKQVWDSRAPNPVAGEKQQELANGKPKVSLPNGVNGEKQQDAVNGKPKSPVANGVNGDAKVPAEKAAAAAPPAVTYAAKVAQTAAAEKKPVATEKKPVVANGAVKTGVAA; encoded by the exons ATGGCCGTCGTCGCGCCGACCCCCGCCCCGCCCGCCGCGCCGGCGCCCGCCGCCGCGGCTGCTGCTCCAGCCCCGGCCCTCGCCCCCGCCCCTGCCGCGGATC CCACAGATCTGTTGCAGAAGATGTCGCTGGAATCGCAGCCCAAGGCGGCGGCAGATGGAACCGAGCTTGCCGGTGCCACCAAG GGGCCTGTGGCCAGCCAGCCGCTCAGCGTGTCGATCCCACAGGACCGGTCCATCACTCCGGTGGTTCAAGATTTTACGGATCCCAACATGTTCTATCTGCCAGCATATTACTATGGAG AATTGGGTCTTCCAGGTTACGACGGAACCATGAGCGAGTGGGATGAATATACTAGATATGTAAATCAAGATGGAGTGGAGGTTACCCCA GCAGTATATGGAGATATTTATGGATATGGGTATGCTCCTTATGGCGCGTACTCTCCAGCTAGTTCCCCAGTCCCAACAGTTGATGGTCAGATGTTTGCCGCACAACATTACCAGTATCCAGCTTATTATCAGCCTCCTACCCCGATTCCTTCTACAACTCAAGGTGACCAGCAGCCTTCGGCCAACGCTGATAATAAGCCAGCAGCTAAGGCAGATGCTGCCAAAACAACCACAAATGGTGTTCCCAATGTTTCTGCTCAGAGTAACAGCGCAACTGCTCCCCTTGGGTCAAGCTATCAGAATTCATCACTGACCCCTGATGGAACCTATAGGGCACCCTTGCTAGGTGGAGTCCCTTCTACTGGTTACGTGGACTCAACCTATGGGTATGACACCACAGGGGCACACTATGCTTGGTACGATGGTTCTGCCTATACCAATGCACAGCAAAGACCAACTACAGCTAATTACACGCCGTCTTCAGCGTATAATAGCAATGGCTCTTCTGCAAGGTATCAGACCAAGAGCCCCACACCGCAGCAGACG GGCAACAGGAGACCAACGACTACAACAGGGTCAGCTACTCCTACATACCCAAACAGGATGTACTCGAGCACCCAGTCTTACAACCAGTATGGAAATTCGGTCAAAACTGGTCTTATGTATGGAAACACTGGCTATGGAAGCACTGGCTATGGAAGCACTGGCTACGGAAGCAGCGGCTACGGAAGCAATGGCTACGGAAGCAGCGGCTATGGAAGCAGTGGCTACGGAAGCAGCGGCTATGATTCCAGGTTATATGGTCGGTGGGGTGTTTCTATGGATACCAGATACAACAGGCCCAGAGGCCGTGGCAACGGATATTATGGTTTTGGCAATGAGAGTCAGGATGGAACAATTGAGCTCAACAGAGGTCCTAGGTCTGGTCGTTTCAAGAACCAGAAAGCATTTGGccatactgttactattgctgtgaAAGGGCAGACCCTCCCTTCAAGTGAAAACAAGGATGCTAGTGACATACCTGATAAGGCACAGTTCAACCTAGAGGATTTCCCTGTCCAGTATGATGATGCAAAGTTTTTTGTCATCAAATCATACAGCGAGGATGATATCCATAAGAGTATAAAATACAATGTGTGGGCAAGTACCACCAATGGAAATAAGAAGCTTGATGCTGCTTATCAAGAAGCTCAGGCAAAGGGCTCTAGCTGCCCTATATTCTTGTTTTTCTCG GTGAATACAAGTGGACAGTTTGTTGGTGTTGCTGAAATGACTGGTCCTGTTGATTTTGAAAAAACTCTAGAGTTCTGGCAACAAGACAAGTGGAATGGTTCATTCTCTGTCAAGTGGCACATTGTCAAGGATGTTCCCAACAACATTCTCAAGCACATCGTCCTAGAGAACAATGAGGGCAAGCCGGTCACAAACAGCCGTGACACACAGGAT ATCAACCTTGAGCAAGGTATTCAGATGCTCAAGATATTCAAAGAGCATGTCAGCAAGACCTCTATCCTGGAAGACTTCGCCTTCTATGAGAACCGCCAGAAGTTGATGCAGGAGAAGAGAATAAAACAACAGCAGATCCAAAAGCAG GTGTGGGACAGTAGGGCTCCGAATCCTGTTGCCGGAGAGAAACAGCAAGAACTCGCCAACGGGAAGCCAAAGGTGTCTCTACCGAACGGTGTCAATGGGGAGAAACAGCAGGATGCTGTCAATGGGAAGCCAAAGTCACCTGTAGCAAATGGTGTCAACGGGGATGCGAAGGTTCCGGCAGAGAAAGCCGCTGCCGCTGCTCCTCCAGCTGTGACCTACGCGGCGAAGGTGGCCCAAACAGCAGCGGCCGAGAAGAAGCCTGTGGCCACCGAGAAAAAGCCTGTCGTCGCCAACGGTGCTGTCAAGACCGGTGTAGCTGCTTGA